The Deltaproteobacteria bacterium genome has a window encoding:
- a CDS encoding endonuclease/exonuclease/phosphatase family protein, whose translation MRVATYNLLKGGTKRVHWRKLIEEHDVDLLLVQESGPQDQHLSPLSHPDLQGQSVWDMAPPNRWGSAVFSTSGAVKQVQLSRFNGWVVGAHISGLTWRRKRRRPLLVFSVHVPYGPGGYVKQTLDLLDEIARVAAGSDLIIGGDFNLSISPERRTDKPLSKRLTTLHARLRKEFGLMNCWQEANPGQPPAQTLRWTGNRTIPYHCDGIFVPRRWRNRLQSCTVLSGADWDHLSDHNPVIATFAD comes from the coding sequence ATGCGCGTCGCGACCTACAACCTGTTAAAGGGCGGAACCAAACGTGTGCATTGGCGCAAGCTGATCGAAGAGCACGACGTTGACCTGTTACTGGTGCAGGAGTCTGGGCCGCAGGATCAGCACCTCTCACCTCTCTCGCATCCCGACCTGCAAGGCCAGTCGGTGTGGGACATGGCGCCACCGAATCGCTGGGGCAGTGCAGTCTTTTCTACCTCCGGTGCTGTGAAACAAGTCCAGCTTTCGCGGTTCAACGGCTGGGTTGTTGGTGCACACATCTCCGGTCTCACGTGGCGACGAAAGCGCCGCCGTCCGCTGCTGGTCTTCAGCGTACACGTCCCCTACGGACCTGGAGGCTACGTCAAACAAACACTGGACCTGCTTGATGAGATTGCGCGCGTTGCGGCAGGTAGTGACCTCATCATCGGTGGTGACTTCAATCTGTCGATCAGTCCTGAGCGCAGAACCGATAAACCGTTGAGTAAGCGGCTGACAACACTTCACGCACGACTACGGAAAGAGTTCGGCTTAATGAACTGTTGGCAGGAAGCGAATCCAGGGCAGCCACCAGCACAAACGTTGCGGTGGACAGGCAATCGCACCATCCCGTATCACTGTGATGGCATTTTTGTGCCCCGGCGCTGGCGGAATCGACTGCAATCGTGCACCGTATTGTCAGGCGCAGATTGGGATCACCTCAGCGATCATAATCCAGTCATTGCCACCTTTGCCGACTGA
- a CDS encoding cupin domain-containing protein: MRYWRAAQAVLVGVICTIAVPAMAQDAKINPLMAKDLTGSPNKEGAVLLVEYPPGGTTAKHRHNAHTFVYVLEGSIVMQVEGGKEVTLGPGQTFYESPEDIHAVSKNASKTKPAKFLVFFVKEKGADPVIPVP; encoded by the coding sequence ATGCGATATTGGAGAGCAGCACAAGCAGTGTTGGTGGGAGTGATCTGTACCATTGCCGTTCCGGCAATGGCTCAAGACGCCAAGATCAATCCGCTGATGGCGAAGGATTTGACCGGGTCCCCGAACAAGGAAGGGGCGGTGCTCCTGGTCGAGTACCCACCGGGCGGCACAACCGCCAAACATCGCCACAACGCACATACGTTTGTCTACGTCTTAGAAGGCTCGATTGTCATGCAGGTCGAAGGTGGGAAAGAGGTGACGCTGGGACCTGGTCAAACATTTTATGAATCACCGGAAGACATCCACGCAGTCTCAAAGAACGCCAGCAAAACCAAGCCAGCGAAGTTTCTGGTGTTCTTTGTCAAAGAGAAAGGTGCCGATCCTGTCATTCCGGTGCCATAA
- a CDS encoding carboxymuconolactone decarboxylase family protein, which yields MDINSAVGRNAGVTDDQLETLATFESSPHFTPQEKAVLRYAEGMTQTPADVSDVVFADIQAFFSTEQIVELTSALALENFRARFNCALKIDSDSLCMLPPDHPVRKLRQ from the coding sequence GTGGACATTAACTCTGCCGTTGGCAGAAATGCAGGAGTCACTGACGATCAGTTAGAAACACTGGCCACGTTCGAGTCAAGCCCACACTTCACTCCCCAAGAGAAAGCGGTGTTGCGCTACGCGGAAGGAATGACACAGACTCCGGCGGATGTGTCTGATGTGGTGTTCGCAGACATTCAGGCGTTCTTCAGTACCGAACAAATTGTTGAGTTGACTTCAGCCCTTGCCTTGGAGAACTTCCGCGCGCGCTTTAACTGCGCATTGAAAATCGACAGTGACAGTCTGTGCATGTTGCCGCCGGATCATCCGGTGCGAAAGCTGCGACAATAA